A region from the Nostoc sp. HK-01 genome encodes:
- a CDS encoding chaperonin-like RbcX, whose amino-acid sequence MNLKQIAKDTAKTLQSYLTYQALMTVLAQLGETNPPLALWLQTFSAGKVQDGEAYIKQLFREKPDLALRIMTVREHIAEEVADFLPEMVRSGIQQGNMEQRRQHLERMTQLSLSDPSPESEQQTISEPDWDH is encoded by the coding sequence ATGAATCTCAAGCAAATAGCTAAAGATACAGCCAAAACTCTCCAAAGCTACCTGACTTATCAGGCGCTAATGACTGTGTTGGCGCAGCTAGGCGAAACGAATCCACCGTTAGCACTATGGCTGCAAACCTTTTCTGCCGGCAAAGTTCAGGACGGAGAAGCTTATATTAAACAACTTTTCCGAGAAAAACCAGATTTAGCCTTGCGGATTATGACGGTTAGAGAACATATAGCTGAAGAGGTAGCCGATTTCTTGCCAGAAATGGTTCGTAGCGGGATTCAGCAAGGCAATATGGAACAACGCCGCCAGCATCTAGAACGTATGACGCAGTTGAGTTTATCAGACCCCAGTCCTGAATCAGAACAGCAGACAATTTCCGAACCTGACTGGGATCACTAA
- the rbcS gene encoding ribulose 1,5-bisphosphate carboxylase/oxygenase small subunit produces the protein MQTLPKERRYETLSYLPPLTDVQIEKQVQYILSQGYIPGVEFNEVSEPTEFYWTMWKLPLFGAKTSREVLAEVQSCRSQYPTHYIRVVGFDNIKQCQVLSFIVHKPNRY, from the coding sequence ATGCAAACCTTACCAAAAGAGCGTCGTTACGAAACCCTTTCTTACTTACCTCCCCTCACCGACGTTCAAATCGAAAAGCAAGTTCAATACATTTTGAGCCAAGGCTACATTCCAGGTGTTGAGTTTAACGAAGTCTCAGAACCCACCGAATTTTACTGGACAATGTGGAAGTTGCCTTTATTCGGCGCTAAAACCTCCCGTGAAGTATTGGCTGAGGTTCAATCCTGCCGTTCTCAATATCCCACACACTACATCCGTGTTGTAGGTTTTGACAACATCAAGCAATGTCAAGTTCTCAGCTTTATCGTTCACAAACCCAACAGATATTGA